A region from the Papio anubis isolate 15944 chromosome 6, Panubis1.0, whole genome shotgun sequence genome encodes:
- the SLC17A2 gene encoding sodium-dependent phosphate transport protein 3 isoform X3: MDGKPATRKGPDFCSLRYGLALIMHFSNFTMITQRVSLSIAIIAMVNTTQQHALSNASTEGPVADALNNSSISIKESDTKASVYQWSPETQGIIFSSINYGIILTLIPSGYLAGIFGAKKMLGAGLLISSLLTLFTPLAADFGVILVIVVRTVQGMAQGMAWTGQFTIWAKWAPPLERSKLTTIAGSGSAFGSFIILCVGGLISQALGWPFIFYIFGSTGCVCCLLWFTVIYDDPMHHPCISVREKEHIVSSLAQQPSSPRRAVPIKAMVTCLPLWAIFLGFFSHFWLCTIILTYLPTYISTLLHVNIRDSGVLSSLPFIAAASCTILGGQLADFLLYRNLLRLITVRKLFSSLDMQVSSWESQEDLGSSQESSLPLPLDSSSVRILSLVGGMSFSCLLQSTCLAWSFTSHLGKQNFKTGPKRGPSPASEDIKLQT, encoded by the exons ATGGACGGGAAGCCTGCCACCAGGAAAG GTCCAGATTTCTGTTCATTACGCTATGGGCTGGCTCTTATCATGCACTTCTCAAACTTCACCATGATAACTCAGCGTGTGAGTCTGAGCATTGCAATCATTGCCATGGTGAACACCACTCAGCAGCATGCTCTATCTAATGCCTCCACTGAGGGGCCTGTTGCAGACGCCCTCAATAACTCCAGCATATCCATCAAGGAATCTGATACAAAG GCCTCTGTGTATCAGTGGAGCCCAGAAACTCAGGGTATCATCTTTAGCTCCATCAACTATGGGATAATACTGACTCTGATCCCAAGTGGATATTTAGCAGGGATATTTGGAGCAAAAAAAATGCTTGGTGCTGGTTTGCTGATCTCTTCCCTTCTCACCCTCTTTACACCATTGGCTGCTGACTTCGGAGTGATTTTGGTCATTGTGGTTCGGACAGTCCAGGGCATGGCCCAG GGAATGGCATGGACAGGTCAGTTTACTATTTGGGCAAAGTGGGCTCCTCCACTTGAACGAAGCAAGCTCACCACCATTGCAGGATCAG GATCAGCATTTGGATCCTTCATCATCCTCTGTGTGGGGGGACTAATTTCACAGGCCTTGGGCTGGCCTTTTATCTTCTACATCTTTG GTAGCACTGGCTGTGTCTGCTGTCTCCTATGGTTCACAGTGATTTATGATGACCCCATGCATCACCCATGCATAAGTGTTAGGGAAAAGGAGCACATCGTGTCCTCACTGGCTCAACAG CCCAGTTCTCCTAGACGTGCTGTCCCCATAAAGGCGATGGTCACATGCCTACCACTTTGGGCCATTTTCCTGGGTTTTTTCAGCCATTTCTGGTTGTGCACCATCATCCTAACATACCTACCAACGTACATCAGTACTCTGCTCCATGTTAACATCAGAGAT AGTGGAGTTCTGTCCTCTCTGCCTTTTATTGCTGCTGCAAGCTGTACAATTCTAGGAGGTCAGCTGGCAGATTTCCTTTTGTACAGGAATCTTCTCAGATTGATCACTGTGCGAAAGCTCTTCTCATCTCTTG ATATGCAAGTTTCCTCATGGGAATCTCAAGAGGATTTGGGCTCATCGCAGGAATCATCTCTTCCACTGCCACTGGATTCCTCATCAGTCAG GATTTTGAGTCTGGTTGGAGGAATGTCTTTTTCCTGTCTGCTGCAGTCAACATGTTTGGCCTGGTCTTTTACGTCACATTTGGGCAAGCAGAACTTCAAGACTGGGCCAAAGAGAGGACCCTCACCCGCCTCTGAGGACATAAAGTTACAAACTTAA
- the SLC17A2 gene encoding sodium-dependent phosphate transport protein 3 isoform X1 → MDGKPATRKGPDFCSLRYGLALIMHFSNFTMITQRVSLSIAIIAMVNTTQQHALSNASTEGPVADALNNSSISIKESDTKASVYQWSPETQGIIFSSINYGIILTLIPSGYLAGIFGAKKMLGAGLLISSLLTLFTPLAADFGVILVIVVRTVQGMAQGMAWTGQFTIWAKWAPPLERSKLTTIAGSGSAFGSFIILCVGGLISQALGWPFIFYIFGSTGCVCCLLWFTVIYDDPMHHPCISVREKEHIVSSLAQQPSSPRRAVPIKAMVTCLPLWAIFLGFFSHFWLCTIILTYLPTYISTLLHVNIRDSGVLSSLPFIAAASCTILGGQLADFLLYRNLLRLITVRKLFSSLGLLLPSICAVALPFVASSYVITIILLILIPGTSNLCDSGFIINTLDIAPRYASFLMGISRGFGLIAGIISSTATGFLISQDFESGWRNVFFLSAAVNMFGLVFYVTFGQAELQDWAKERTLTRL, encoded by the exons ATGGACGGGAAGCCTGCCACCAGGAAAG GTCCAGATTTCTGTTCATTACGCTATGGGCTGGCTCTTATCATGCACTTCTCAAACTTCACCATGATAACTCAGCGTGTGAGTCTGAGCATTGCAATCATTGCCATGGTGAACACCACTCAGCAGCATGCTCTATCTAATGCCTCCACTGAGGGGCCTGTTGCAGACGCCCTCAATAACTCCAGCATATCCATCAAGGAATCTGATACAAAG GCCTCTGTGTATCAGTGGAGCCCAGAAACTCAGGGTATCATCTTTAGCTCCATCAACTATGGGATAATACTGACTCTGATCCCAAGTGGATATTTAGCAGGGATATTTGGAGCAAAAAAAATGCTTGGTGCTGGTTTGCTGATCTCTTCCCTTCTCACCCTCTTTACACCATTGGCTGCTGACTTCGGAGTGATTTTGGTCATTGTGGTTCGGACAGTCCAGGGCATGGCCCAG GGAATGGCATGGACAGGTCAGTTTACTATTTGGGCAAAGTGGGCTCCTCCACTTGAACGAAGCAAGCTCACCACCATTGCAGGATCAG GATCAGCATTTGGATCCTTCATCATCCTCTGTGTGGGGGGACTAATTTCACAGGCCTTGGGCTGGCCTTTTATCTTCTACATCTTTG GTAGCACTGGCTGTGTCTGCTGTCTCCTATGGTTCACAGTGATTTATGATGACCCCATGCATCACCCATGCATAAGTGTTAGGGAAAAGGAGCACATCGTGTCCTCACTGGCTCAACAG CCCAGTTCTCCTAGACGTGCTGTCCCCATAAAGGCGATGGTCACATGCCTACCACTTTGGGCCATTTTCCTGGGTTTTTTCAGCCATTTCTGGTTGTGCACCATCATCCTAACATACCTACCAACGTACATCAGTACTCTGCTCCATGTTAACATCAGAGAT AGTGGAGTTCTGTCCTCTCTGCCTTTTATTGCTGCTGCAAGCTGTACAATTCTAGGAGGTCAGCTGGCAGATTTCCTTTTGTACAGGAATCTTCTCAGATTGATCACTGTGCGAAAGCTCTTCTCATCTCTTG GGCTCCTCCTTCCATCAATATGTGCTGTGGCCCTGCCCTTTGTGGCATCCAGTTACGTGATAACCATTATTTTGCTGATACTTATTCCTGGGACCAGTAACCTATGTGACTCAGGGTTTATCATCAACACCTTAGATATTGCGCCCAG ATATGCAAGTTTCCTCATGGGAATCTCAAGAGGATTTGGGCTCATCGCAGGAATCATCTCTTCCACTGCCACTGGATTCCTCATCAGTCAG GATTTTGAGTCTGGTTGGAGGAATGTCTTTTTCCTGTCTGCTGCAGTCAACATGTTTGGCCTGGTCTTTTACGTCACATTTGGGCAAGCAGAACTTCAAGACTGGGCCAAAGAGAGGACCCTCACCCGCCTCTGA
- the SLC17A2 gene encoding sodium-dependent phosphate transport protein 3 isoform X4, with translation MDGKPATRKGPDFCSLRYGLALIMHFSNFTMITQRVSLSIAIIAMVNTTQQHALSNASTEGPVADALNNSSISIKESDTKASVYQWSPETQGIIFSSINYGIILTLIPSGYLAGIFGAKKMLGAGLLISSLLTLFTPLAADFGVILVIVVRTVQGMAQGMAWTGQFTIWAKWAPPLERSKLTTIAGSGSAFGSFIILCVGGLISQALGWPFIFYIFGSTGCVCCLLWFTVIYDDPMHHPCISVREKEHIVSSLAQQPSSPRRAVPIKAMVTCLPLWAIFLGFFSHFWLCTIILTYLPTYISTLLHVNIRDSGVLSSLPFIAAASCTILGGQLADFLLYRNLLRLITVRKLFSSLDMQVSSWESQEDLGSSQESSLPLPLDSSSVRLGQFIEHLQVAGF, from the exons ATGGACGGGAAGCCTGCCACCAGGAAAG GTCCAGATTTCTGTTCATTACGCTATGGGCTGGCTCTTATCATGCACTTCTCAAACTTCACCATGATAACTCAGCGTGTGAGTCTGAGCATTGCAATCATTGCCATGGTGAACACCACTCAGCAGCATGCTCTATCTAATGCCTCCACTGAGGGGCCTGTTGCAGACGCCCTCAATAACTCCAGCATATCCATCAAGGAATCTGATACAAAG GCCTCTGTGTATCAGTGGAGCCCAGAAACTCAGGGTATCATCTTTAGCTCCATCAACTATGGGATAATACTGACTCTGATCCCAAGTGGATATTTAGCAGGGATATTTGGAGCAAAAAAAATGCTTGGTGCTGGTTTGCTGATCTCTTCCCTTCTCACCCTCTTTACACCATTGGCTGCTGACTTCGGAGTGATTTTGGTCATTGTGGTTCGGACAGTCCAGGGCATGGCCCAG GGAATGGCATGGACAGGTCAGTTTACTATTTGGGCAAAGTGGGCTCCTCCACTTGAACGAAGCAAGCTCACCACCATTGCAGGATCAG GATCAGCATTTGGATCCTTCATCATCCTCTGTGTGGGGGGACTAATTTCACAGGCCTTGGGCTGGCCTTTTATCTTCTACATCTTTG GTAGCACTGGCTGTGTCTGCTGTCTCCTATGGTTCACAGTGATTTATGATGACCCCATGCATCACCCATGCATAAGTGTTAGGGAAAAGGAGCACATCGTGTCCTCACTGGCTCAACAG CCCAGTTCTCCTAGACGTGCTGTCCCCATAAAGGCGATGGTCACATGCCTACCACTTTGGGCCATTTTCCTGGGTTTTTTCAGCCATTTCTGGTTGTGCACCATCATCCTAACATACCTACCAACGTACATCAGTACTCTGCTCCATGTTAACATCAGAGAT AGTGGAGTTCTGTCCTCTCTGCCTTTTATTGCTGCTGCAAGCTGTACAATTCTAGGAGGTCAGCTGGCAGATTTCCTTTTGTACAGGAATCTTCTCAGATTGATCACTGTGCGAAAGCTCTTCTCATCTCTTG ATATGCAAGTTTCCTCATGGGAATCTCAAGAGGATTTGGGCTCATCGCAGGAATCATCTCTTCCACTGCCACTGGATTCCTCATCAGTCAGGTTGGGCCAGTTTATTGAACATCTTCAAGTGGCAG GATTTTGA
- the SLC17A2 gene encoding sodium-dependent phosphate transport protein 3 isoform X2, whose product MDGKPATRKGPDFCSLRYGLALIMHFSNFTMITQRVSLSIAIIAMVNTTQQHALSNASTEGPVADALNNSSISIKESDTKASVYQWSPETQGIIFSSINYGIILTLIPSGYLAGIFGAKKMLGAGLLISSLLTLFTPLAADFGVILVIVVRTVQGMAQGMAWTGQFTIWAKWAPPLERSKLTTIAGSGSAFGSFIILCVGGLISQALGWPFIFYIFGSTGCVCCLLWFTVIYDDPMHHPCISVREKEHIVSSLAQQPSSPRRAVPIKAMVTCLPLWAIFLGFFSHFWLCTIILTYLPTYISTLLHVNIRDSGVLSSLPFIAAASCTILGGQLADFLLYRNLLRLITVRKLFSSLGLLLPSICAVALPFVASSYVITIILLILIPGTSNLCDSGFIINTLDIAPRYASFLMGISRGFGLIAGIISSTATGFLISQVGPVY is encoded by the exons ATGGACGGGAAGCCTGCCACCAGGAAAG GTCCAGATTTCTGTTCATTACGCTATGGGCTGGCTCTTATCATGCACTTCTCAAACTTCACCATGATAACTCAGCGTGTGAGTCTGAGCATTGCAATCATTGCCATGGTGAACACCACTCAGCAGCATGCTCTATCTAATGCCTCCACTGAGGGGCCTGTTGCAGACGCCCTCAATAACTCCAGCATATCCATCAAGGAATCTGATACAAAG GCCTCTGTGTATCAGTGGAGCCCAGAAACTCAGGGTATCATCTTTAGCTCCATCAACTATGGGATAATACTGACTCTGATCCCAAGTGGATATTTAGCAGGGATATTTGGAGCAAAAAAAATGCTTGGTGCTGGTTTGCTGATCTCTTCCCTTCTCACCCTCTTTACACCATTGGCTGCTGACTTCGGAGTGATTTTGGTCATTGTGGTTCGGACAGTCCAGGGCATGGCCCAG GGAATGGCATGGACAGGTCAGTTTACTATTTGGGCAAAGTGGGCTCCTCCACTTGAACGAAGCAAGCTCACCACCATTGCAGGATCAG GATCAGCATTTGGATCCTTCATCATCCTCTGTGTGGGGGGACTAATTTCACAGGCCTTGGGCTGGCCTTTTATCTTCTACATCTTTG GTAGCACTGGCTGTGTCTGCTGTCTCCTATGGTTCACAGTGATTTATGATGACCCCATGCATCACCCATGCATAAGTGTTAGGGAAAAGGAGCACATCGTGTCCTCACTGGCTCAACAG CCCAGTTCTCCTAGACGTGCTGTCCCCATAAAGGCGATGGTCACATGCCTACCACTTTGGGCCATTTTCCTGGGTTTTTTCAGCCATTTCTGGTTGTGCACCATCATCCTAACATACCTACCAACGTACATCAGTACTCTGCTCCATGTTAACATCAGAGAT AGTGGAGTTCTGTCCTCTCTGCCTTTTATTGCTGCTGCAAGCTGTACAATTCTAGGAGGTCAGCTGGCAGATTTCCTTTTGTACAGGAATCTTCTCAGATTGATCACTGTGCGAAAGCTCTTCTCATCTCTTG GGCTCCTCCTTCCATCAATATGTGCTGTGGCCCTGCCCTTTGTGGCATCCAGTTACGTGATAACCATTATTTTGCTGATACTTATTCCTGGGACCAGTAACCTATGTGACTCAGGGTTTATCATCAACACCTTAGATATTGCGCCCAG ATATGCAAGTTTCCTCATGGGAATCTCAAGAGGATTTGGGCTCATCGCAGGAATCATCTCTTCCACTGCCACTGGATTCCTCATCAGTCAGGTTGGGCCAGTTTATTGA